From Juglans regia cultivar Chandler chromosome 8, Walnut 2.0, whole genome shotgun sequence, the proteins below share one genomic window:
- the LOC109017855 gene encoding aldehyde oxidase GLOX1-like, whose amino-acid sequence MHMQLLKNDRVIIFDRTDFGNSNLSLPGGKCRTVPKDCTAHSAEYSVITNTFRALFVQTDVWCSSGAVMPDGRLIQTGGFNSGERRVRTFVPCTGCDWTEIPNGLAASRWYATNHILPGGRQIIIGGRKQFNYEFYPKSSGAPNLYSLPFLSQTNDANIENNLYPFVFLNVDGNLFIFANNRSILLDYAANKVVKTYPAIPGGDPRCYPSTGSAVLLPLKNLQASSVEAEVLVCGGAPKGAYTQANKGNFVEALNTCARIKITDPNPQWVMETMPKARIMGDMTLLPNGNVLIINGASSGTAGWEIGRNPVLNPVIYRPDNKLGSRFELQNPSTIPRMYHSSAILLRDGRVLVGGSNPHSGYVFTNVLYPTELSLEAFYPPYLDAQFSNLRPQIVSPTSQTKLNPGRKLAVRFSVAGALAQNQVSVTVVSPSFTTHSFSMNQRLLVLGAETVTNLGNSTYEVQVTTPAGSGYLAPSGYYLLFVVHQDIPSEGKWVKLQ is encoded by the coding sequence ATGCACATGCAACTCCTCAAAAACGACCGCGTCATCATTTTCGACCGCACCGACTTTGGTAATTCGAACCTGTCCCTACCCGGCGGTAAATGCCGAACCGTCCCGAAAGACTGCACTGCTCACTCTGCCGAGTATAGCGTCATCACCAATACCTTCCGAGCACTTTTCGTCCAAACAGACGTTTGGTGCTCCTCTGGGGCAGTCATGCCCGATGGCCGTCTGATCCAAACCGGTGGATTCAACAGTGGTGAACGTAGAGTCAGGACATTCGTACCCTGCACCGGCTGTGACTGGACAGAGATACCCAACGGATTAGCAGCTTCGCGATGGTACGCCACTAATCATATTCTTCCCGGCGGACGGCAGATTATAATCGGCGGGAGAAAACAGTTTAACTATGAGTTTTATCCTAAGAGCAGTGGCGCACCTAATTTGTATAGTTTGCCATTTCTATCGCAAACCAACGACGCAAACATAGAGAACAATCTCTACCCATTTGTGTTTCTTAACGTTGATGGGAATTTATTCATCTTCGCAAATAATCGATCTATTTTGCTCGACTATGCCGCCAACAAGGTCGTGAAGACGTACCCGGCCATACCGGGCGGCGATCCGAGGTGTTATCCGAGCACTGGCTCGGCAGTGTTGCTTCCACTCAAGAATCTGCAAGCCTCGTCTGTAGAAGCTGAAGTTCTGGTTTGTGGTGGAGCTCCAAAAGGGGCCTACACCCAAGCCAACAAGGGTAACTTCGTGGAAGCTTTGAACACCTGCGCCAGGATCAAAATCACCGACCCAAATCCCCAGTGGGTCATGGAGACCATGCCTAAGGCCAGAATCATGGGCGACATGACTCTGCTTCCAAACGGAAACGTCTTGATAATCAACGGCGCATCGTCAGGGACGGCTGGATGGGAAATCGGTCGAAATCCAGTCTTGAATCCTGTCATTTACCGACCTGACAACAAGTTGGGTTCACGTTTCGAGCTACAAAACCCGAGCACGATACCTCGGATGTATCATTCGTCGGCCATTTTGCTTCGGGATGGTCGAGTTCTCGTTGGTGGCAGCAACCCTCATTCGGGTTACGTATTCACCAACGTGTTGTACCCTACAGAACTAAGTTTAGAGGCATTTTATCCTCCATATTTGGACGCACAATTCTCAAATTTGCGTCCACAAATTGTATCACCCACTTCCCAGACCAAACTTAACCCTGGCAGAAAGCTAGCGGTTCGCTTTTCAGTCGCCGGAGCTCTGGCTCAAAATCAGGTCTCTGTGACGGTGGTGTCGCCGTCTTTTACCACGCACTCGTTCTCCATGAATCAAAGGTTGCTGGTACTTGGTGCGGAGACGGTGACAAATCTTGGGAATTCTACGTATGAAGTTCAGGTTACAACACCGGCCGGCTCGGGCTATCTTGCACCATCCGGATATTATCTTCTGTTTGTGGTTCATCAAGATATTCCTAGCGAGGGAAAATGGGTCAAACTACAGTGA
- the LOC108979520 gene encoding aldehyde oxidase GLOX1-like, with the protein MHMQLLKNDRVIIFDRTDFGNSNLSLPDGKCRTVPKDCTAHSAEYSVITNTFRALFVQTDVWCSSGAVMPDGRLIQTGGFNSGERRVRTFVPCTGCDWTEIPNGLAASRWYATNHILPGGRQIIIGGRKQFNYEFYPKSSGAPNLYSLPFLSQTNDANIENNLYPFVFLNVDGNLFIFANNRAILLDYATNKVVKTYPAIPGGDPRCYPSTGSAVLLPLKNLQASSVEAEVLVCGGAPKGAYTQANKGNFVEALNTCARIKITDPNPQWVMETMPKARIMGDMTLLPNGNVLIINGASSGTAGWEIGRNPVLNPVIYRPDNKLGSRFELQNPSTIPRMYHSSAILLRDGRVLVGGSNPHSGYVFTNVLYPTELSLEAFYPPYLDAQFSKLRPQIVSPPSQTKLNPGRKLAVRFSLTGALAQNQVSVTVVSPSFTTHSFSMNQRLLVLGAETVTNLGNSTYEVQVTTPAGSGYLAPSGYYLLFVVHQNIPSEGIWVKLQ; encoded by the coding sequence ATGCACATGCAACTCCTCAAAAACGACCGCGTCATCATTTTCGACCGCACCGACTTCGGTAATTCGAACCTGTCCCTACCCGACGGTAAATGCCGAACCGTCCCGAAAGACTGCACTGCTCACTCAGCCGAGTATAGCGTCATCACCAATACCTTCCGAGCACTTTTCGTCCAAACAGACGTTTGGTGCTCCTCTGGGGCAGTCATGCCCGATGGCCGTCTGATCCAAACCGGTGGATTCAACAGTGGTGAACGTAGAGTCAGGACATTCGTACCCTGCACCGGCTGTGACTGGACAGAGATACCCAACGGATTAGCAGCTTCGCGATGGTACGCCACTAATCATATTCTTCCCGGCGGACGGCAGATTATAATCGGCGGGAGAAAACAGTTTAACTATGAGTTTTATCCTAAGAGCAGTGGCGCACCTAATTTGTATAGTTTGCCATTTCTATCGCAAACCAACGACGCAAACATAGAGAACAATCTGTACCCATTTGTGTTTCTTAACGTTGACGGGAATTTATTCATCTTCGCAAATAATCGAGCTATTTTGCTCGACTATGCCACCAACAAGGTCGTGAAGACGTACCCGGCCATACCGGGCGGCGATCCGAGGTGTTATCCGAGCACTGGCTCGGCAGTGTTGCTTCCACTCAAGAATCTGCAAGCCTCGTCTGTAGAAGCTGAAGTTCTGGTTTGTGGTGGAGCTCCAAAAGGGGCCTACACCCAAGCCAACAAGGGTAACTTCGTGGAAGCTTTGAACACCTGCGCCAGGATCAAAATCACCGACCCAAATCCCCAGTGGGTCATGGAGACCATGCCTAAGGCCAGAATCATGGGCGACATGACTCTGCTTCCAAACGGAAACGTCTTGATAATAAACGGCGCATCGTCAGGGACGGCTGGATGGGAAATCGGTCGAAATCCAGTCTTGAATCCTGTCATTTACCGACCTGACAACAAGTTGGGTTCACGTTTCGAGCTACAAAACCCGAGCACGATACCTCGGATGTATCATTCGTCGGCCATTTTGCTTCGGGATGGTCGAGTTCTCGTTGGTGGCAGCAACCCTCATTCGGGTTACGTATTCACCAACGTGCTGTACCCTACAGAACTAAGTTTAGAGGCATTTTATCCTCCATATTTGGACGCACAATTCTCAAAATTACGTCCCCAAATTGTATCACCCCCATCCCAGACCAAACTTAACCCTGGCAGAAAGCTAGCGGTTCGCTTTTCACTCACCGGAGCTCTGGCTCAAAATCAGGTCTCTGTGACGGTGGTGTCGCCGTCTTTTACCACGCACTCGTTCTCCATGAATCAAAGGTTGCTGGTACTTGGTGCGGAGACGGTGACAAATCTTGGGAATT